In Niallia sp. FSL W8-0635, one genomic interval encodes:
- a CDS encoding tetratricopeptide repeat protein gives MERVNEIISLLEEGQQEKALKYYQDILQSGNNDERFVLGEELFQLGFLEEAKNLFLVLLEAYPEEGELLVLVAEVEMELGNEEIAISYLERINPKDPSFPQSLLLLADLYQMDGLYEVSEQKLREAKKILPDEVIIDFALGELYSEQGKIADAIKSYQKVLPMEENIAGVNINGRLADNLSAGGAFEDAIPYYEKALEEKIEINTLFNLALTASQAGLYTIAINRFEEVKALDSSYHSLYLYLARAYEHEEMLEDAYNTVVEGIKQDEYNKDLYLYGGKLALKRGDEQKAEEHFREALAIDPEFTEAVLLLNKLFLTQDRFEDVLELIEMMDKQEMEEPKLNWDAAKAFHGIEKYSEALNKYQLAYTFFKELPDFLYDYGYFLLEEGKRRDAAEIFNMLLQTDPSNEEYIEILQRLTDNE, from the coding sequence ATGGAAAGAGTTAATGAAATTATATCTTTATTAGAAGAAGGACAACAAGAGAAAGCGTTAAAATATTATCAAGATATTTTGCAATCGGGAAATAACGATGAAAGGTTTGTGCTAGGGGAGGAACTATTTCAACTAGGTTTTTTGGAAGAAGCCAAAAATCTATTTTTAGTATTATTGGAAGCATATCCGGAAGAAGGGGAATTACTTGTCCTTGTTGCGGAAGTGGAAATGGAATTAGGGAATGAGGAAATCGCAATTTCTTATTTAGAACGAATCAATCCAAAAGACCCTTCTTTCCCACAATCATTGCTGCTACTCGCTGACCTATACCAAATGGACGGTTTGTACGAGGTTAGCGAACAAAAATTAAGAGAAGCAAAAAAAATCCTGCCAGATGAAGTTATTATTGACTTTGCATTAGGGGAATTATATTCGGAACAAGGCAAAATTGCAGATGCTATTAAATCCTATCAAAAGGTATTGCCAATGGAGGAAAATATTGCAGGAGTAAATATCAATGGAAGGCTCGCAGATAATTTAAGCGCGGGTGGTGCCTTCGAAGATGCTATTCCTTATTATGAAAAAGCTTTAGAGGAAAAAATAGAGATAAATACACTCTTTAATCTTGCTTTAACGGCATCACAGGCAGGTTTATATACGATTGCTATTAATCGATTTGAAGAGGTAAAAGCTTTGGATTCTTCCTATCATTCCCTCTATTTGTATTTGGCTCGAGCGTATGAGCATGAAGAGATGCTTGAGGATGCGTATAATACTGTTGTAGAAGGAATAAAACAAGATGAATATAATAAAGATTTATACCTATACGGTGGGAAATTAGCTTTAAAACGTGGAGACGAACAAAAGGCTGAGGAGCATTTTAGAGAAGCGCTAGCAATAGATCCTGAATTTACAGAAGCGGTACTTTTATTAAATAAATTATTCTTAACTCAAGATCGATTTGAAGATGTCTTAGAGTTAATTGAGATGATGGATAAGCAAGAAATGGAAGAGCCTAAATTAAATTGGGATGCGGCTAAAGCATTTCATGGAATTGAAAAATATTCAGAGGCATTAAACAAATATCAATTAGCATATACTTTCTTTAAAGAACTTCCAGATTTTCTATATGATTATGGATATTTTCTTTTAGAAGAAGGAAAAAGAAGGGATGCTGCCGAAATTTTTAATATGCTATTACAAACAGACCCAAGTAATGAAGAGTATATTGAAATCTTGCAACGCCTAACAGATAACGAGTAA